The genomic DNA CACGACCCAGCCCGAGACCGCCTCGGCCCAGGCCAGGAGGTCGAGGCGGTTCTCCAGGCTCATGGCGTGCCCGAGGGGGTAATGGTGGGCCGGCGTCACCACCGCGAGCCGCGCGCCGGGCGTCCGCGCGGCGGCCGGGGTCACCGACAGGCCCCCGGGACCGACCGGGACAGGGATCGGGTTCAGGCCCGCGCTGGCGAGGGCCTGCGCGATGCCGGGGAAGCCGGGCTCCTCGACCAGGGCGGCCTCGCCGGGATCCAGGAGCAGCTCGGCGAGCAGGCGCAGGCTCTGGCGGATGCCCGCGGTGACGATGACGTCGTCGGCCTCGCAGGCGACGCCGCGCGCTTGGCCCAGATAGGCGGCGATGGCGCCGCGCAGGGCCGGCGAGCCGCGCGGGTCCGGCCGCTCGGTCGGGCCGTGGCGCCATTCGGCCTGCAGCAGGCGGCCCCAGACCTCGAACGGAAAGGCGTCCTGGGCCGGCCGGCCGAGGGCGAAAGCGTCGGGCACCGCCGGACCCGCCATGTAGCGCCGCGGCGGCGCGGCCACGAGGCGGGTGCCCCGCCGGGACAGGTTCGGGGCCGGCTCGGTGCCCGGCCGCCGGAGCGGACCGGGCGCCGGCAGCGCGTCGTCCGGCAAGGTCGCGGCGACGCGCGTCGCGGAGCCCGGCCGCGCCGTCAGGTAGCCCTCGGCGGTCAGCTGCTCCAGCGCCAGGACGACGGTGCCGCGCGCGCAGCCGAGGTCGGCGGCCAGGACCCGCGAGGCCGGGAGCCGGGCCCCGCGCGGCAGCCGGCGTTCGAGGATCGCCGCGCGCAGAGCCTCCCGGAGCTGGGCGTGCAGCGGCGCCGCGGCCGCGGCGTTGAGGGTCAGCGTCAGGGGCAGGGGAGCCCGGGCCATGCAGCGAATTGGTCCAGTCGCAGTTCGAGAATTGGACCTTTCGCCTGGACCGCCGAACGGTCAAGCACGGGTCCGCACGACCGCCGCAGGACAGGCCCATGTACCAGCCGCCGCATTTCCGGGACGATTCCCGCGCCGCGCAGCACGCGCTGATCCGCGCCAACCCGCTCGGCCTGCTGGTGACCGCCGGGGCGGGTGGCCTGACGGCCAACCCGATCCCGTTCCTGCTGGACGATGCCGGTCCCCACGGGGTGCTGCGGGCGCACCTCGCCCGCGCCAACCCGCAGGGTCAGGATCTCGCCGCGGCGGAAGAGTGCCTGGTCGTGTTCCAGGGGCCTCAGGGCTACGTCACGCCGAGCTGGTACGCGAGCAAGAGCGAGCACGGCCGGGTGGTCCCGACCTGGAACTACGCCACCGTCCACGCCTGGGGCCGGCCGCGGGTGATCGAGGATGCGGACTGGCTCGGGCGCCAGATCGCCGACCTCACCGCTCTGCGTGAGGCGCCCCGGGCCGAGCCGTGGGCGGTCGCGGACGCGCCGGCGCCCTTCGTGGCCGCGCAGGTCCGGGGGATCCTCGGCATCGAGATTCCGATCACGCGGATCGAGGGGAAGTGGAAGATGAGCCAGAACAGGCCCGAGGCCGACCGACACGGGGTCATCGCGGGGCTGCGCGCCGAGGGCGAGGCGGGTCTCGCCGGGCTAGTCGCCGAGCGGAGCGGGCTGTGAGCGCGCGCCTCAACGGCTTCGGCCAGCCCATTGGCCCGGCCTTGCCGGACTGGAGCCCGCGCCCGCGTCCGCCCCGCGCGCCGATGGAGGGCCGGTTCTGCCGGCTGGTACCCCTCGACGCCGCGGCGCACGCGGACGCGCTCTACGCCACCTACAGCGCCGCCCCCGACACGCGCGGCTGGACCTATCTCGGCGACGAGATGCCGGAGAGCGCGGAGGCTTATCGGGCGCGCCTGGCGACGCAGCAGGCGAGCGAGGACCCGCTGTTCCACGCGATCCTGGATCCCGCGAGCGGCGACGCCCTCGGGATCGCCTCGTATCTCCGGATCGATCCCGGCAACGGCGTGATCGAGGTCGGCCACCTCCACTTCGGCCCGCGGCTGCAGCGGGCGCCCGCCGCCACGGAGGCCATGGCGCTGATGATGGCCCGCGCCTTCGACGAGCTCGGCTACCGACGCTACGAGTGGAAATGCGACAGCCTCAACGCCCCGTCCCGGGCGGCGGCGCTGCGGCTCGGCTTCACCTTCGAGGGCATCTTCCGCAACGCCGTGGTGGTGAAGGGCCGCTCCCGCGACACGGCGTGGTTCTCCATCACCGACGCCGAGTGGCCGCGGGTCCGCGCCGGCTTCGCGGCGTGGCTGGACCCGTCGAACTTCGACGGGGCGGGTCGCCAGCGGCGCGGGCTCGCGGACCTGCGCGTCGCCGCGGGCTGAGCCGACTCAGGGGCCGCCGGCCAGGAACGCCTCCGCGCTGCGCAGGCTGAGCGCCATGATGGTCAGGGCCGGGTTCGCCGCGAGCGAACTCGGGAAGGTCGAGCCGTCGCAGATCCACAGGTTGTCGATGTCGAAGCTGCGGCCGTGCGGGTCGACCACGGCGCTCGAGCCGTCGCGGCCCATCCGACAGGTTCCGAGGGTGTGGGCGACGCGCTCCAGCACCCAGATGTCGTCCGCCCCCGCCTCCTCCCAGAGTCCGCGCATGACCTTCGTGGCGTGCGCGTTGAGGCGGTTCTCATTGGTGCTGTAGCCGAAGCTGATCTGGGCCTTGCGCATCCCGTGCGCGTCGGTCTCGTCGGCGAGGGTCAGCACGTTGGCGTCGCAGGGCAGCGTCTCGCCGTTGATGCCGATGCCGGCGAGGTGGTTGTAGCGGTCGAGGTAGTCGAGGAGCGGCTGCCCCCACAGGCCGCGCCCCCGCGCCGCCGAGTTGCCGAAGGTCACCGGCACCACGCCGAGGCTCTGGATCAGGTAGCCGCCCGCGAAGTCGGCGCCGGCGCGGACGAAGTCCTCGGTGATCAGCGAGGACGGGTAGCCCCGGTTCATGCGCACCTCGTGGTCGAAGGTACCCCAGACCTGCGTCGCCACGTGGCCCATGTAGTTGCGCCCGATCTGGCCGCTGGAATTGGCGAGCCCGAGATGGAGCAACAGGCGCGGCGTCTCCACGGCCCCGGCGCAGAGGAAGACCGCGCCGCAGCGCTGCCGCCGCTCCGCGCCGTCCTGCCGGTAGACCACGCCGGTGATCCGGCCGTCGGCGCCGCGCTCCAGGCCGTGGACGAAGGCCTCGGCCCGGATCTCGGCGCCGCGGGCGACCGCGTAGGGCAGGTAGGTCACGTCCATGCTGGCCTTGGCGCCCGTGCGGCAGCCCTGGTGGCAGAAGCCGCAATTGATGCAGGCGTTGCGGCGCGGTCCGTCCTCGGACTGGAAGTCCCGCGAGACCACGGCGGCGGGCGCGTCCGCCCAACGGATGCCGCGGGCCTCGCAGGCCCGGGCCATGATCTGCGCCGGACCGTTGCGCGGGACCGGGGGCAGGGGATAGCGGCGGTCGGCATCCCACGGGTAGCTCTGCGCGCCCGAGACGCCGAGGAACCGCTCGACCCGCTCGTAGAACGGGAGCAGGTCCTCGTAGGTCAGCGGCCAGTCGACACCTTCCCCCGACTCCGTGTGCAGACGCAGGTCGCGGGCGTCGGCCCGGGGCACGAAAGCGCCCCAGTGCAGCGTCGAGCCGCCGACGCCGGTGCCGCTGTTGTTCGCCCCGAAGGCTTCCGGAGTCGAGCCGCCGCTCAGCCGCTCCTCGGTCCAGTAGATCTCGTCCGCGAGCGTCTCGTCGAAGGCGAAGCGCTCCGGCGTGAAGTTCGGTCCGGCCTCCAGGGCCACGACCTTCAGCCCCGAAGCGGCGAGGCGCGCGAGGAGCGGCGCGCCGCCCGCGCCGGTCCCCACCACGACCGCGTCGACGACCTCGTCCGCGCGGTAGGTCCGCATCCCCGCGAGGTTCATCGTCCCGCCTCCGTCCGCAGCGCCCGTGGCTCCCAGGGTTCCGGCGCGTCGAGCCCGACGGCGCGGAAGCCCGGCAGGTCGTCGGCGATCTCGCCCGGCCGGTCGCCGCCGGCACCGATGCCCGAGAAGCCGATCCGCGCCAGCGCTGCCGGGTGGCCGAGCCAGAGACGGACCGCGTCGGCACGGAGATCCTCGAACCAGAGCCGCATCCGGTCGGCGTCGAGGCGTCCACCGAGGCTCTCCGGAACCTTCAGCCCCGCGCGCTCGCACAGGGTGAGCAGCCCGTCCTGCTCGGCCGCGTCGAGGGCGACGAAGGGGCGGTCCCGGGCGACGCGGGCGGCGGCGTCGAGGGTGCGCAGGGCGGCGCGGTAGGCCTCCGCGTCCGGCGGCAGCGCCGCGAAGCGCCAGCCATCGCCGTCGCCGGATGCCAGCCGCCGGTCGAGGCGGGCGGCCAGATCGAGGTGCGGAACCGGCATCGCGCGGGCGAGGGCGGCCCGCAGGATCGCGAGCTCCACCGCGTCGAGGGCCGCCGGTTGATAGGCGGGATCGTCCGGCGCGACGCGCGCCGCCAGGGTGCCGCGCAGGCGGCTGTTCACCCGTTCGGAGGCGATCAGCGCCGCGTAGTCCGGCGGGACCGCCGGGCCGGCCTCCACGGACCGGCGTGGCCGGTCGCCGAGATGGGCGCGCAGGTGGTCGGCCAGGGCGGCGGGTCGCTCCAGCGGCAGGAGGTGGCCGACGCCGTCGACGGTGACGAGGTGATGGTGCGCGAGATGGGGCACCGTGAGGGCCCGCTGCGCGTCCGGCCCGAGGTCGGCATCCTCGGAACCGGCCAGGATCAGCGCCGGGGTGCGCAGGATCCCGATGCGGCGGCACCAATCCTCGTTCGCGCCCTCCTCGAGCCACGCCTTCCAGGCGGCGGGCTCGGCCCGCAGGACGTCGGCCACCGCCCGCGCCTCGGTCTCCGGATCCAGGCCGTCGCCCACGTTGGCGCGCACGAAGGCCTCGGCCTCGCGGCGCCGAGTCTCGGGGTCCGCGTCGATCCAGGCGAGCATCTCGGCACGCCGGTCCTCCGGGATCGGCTCCGGGCTCGGCGGCGAGCCGGAGACCAGGATGAGGTCGGTGAGGCCCGTCAGTCCCGCCTCGCCATCCTCGGCCCGGCGCGCGAGCGCCAGGGCCACCTTGGCCCCCATGCTGTGCCCGGCGATTCCGAACCGCGCCGGTGCCCGCGCGCGGATGGCCTCGGCCACGTGATCGGCCATCGCGGCGACGGAATAGCCCGGCGTGTCCGCGGCGTCGCCGAATCCCGGCAAGTCTACCGGCACGCAAGTCAACGGCATCCCGTCGAGGGCGCGCGCGAGACGCTCCCAACTTCGGGCACTTCCGCCCAGGAAGTGCAGGCAGAACAGGACTTCGGGTTCAGACATCGCCGAGACATCGCGCGGCGCCACAATGCTTCAAGCGTACGCGACGCCGCATGCGCGAAGTCTTGTCCCGGACCCGTTGGCCCAGTCGTGACCGCGTGCGATCAGGAGGGTCGGAGGAGGCGGCGATGGCGGATCTCGAACAGGCCTGGCGCGTGGAGGAGGCCTGCCTCAACGCTTGGCCGAGCCCGCGCGAGCTCCTAGTGCACGGTTATCTGCTGCGCGCCGCCGGAGGCCGCTCGAAGCGGCAGAATTCCGTGAACCCCATGCGCGGCAGCGGCGCGCCCGGACCGGCCGTCGAGGCCGCGCGCGCGATCTACGGACGCCTGGGACAGCGCCCGATCTTCCGCGTGCCGGCGATTGCGCCGCAGATGGAGCCGCTCCTCGCCGGCGGCGATTACACCGTGGTCGACGAGACCTGCACGCTGATCCGCGCCCTCGACGACGTGCCGACCGCGCCCGATCCAACGGTGGCAGTCGCCGCGGCGCCGGGGCCGGACTGGCTGGCCCTGCGCGACGCGGTGAACCGCGCCGATGCCGCGGCCGCGCAGGTGTTCCGCGACACCGTCAACGCCCTGGCCCTGCCGCGGGCCTTCGCGGCCGCCGCGGCCGAGGGCGGCATCGGCGCCATCGCCTTCGGGGTGCTCGATCGCGAGCTGATGGTCATCGAGGCGGTGGCGACGCCCGAACCCCTGCGGGGCCGCGGCCATGCCCGGCGCGCGGTCGGCGCGCTGCTGCGCTGGGGCCGGGCGGAGGGCGCCCGGGCCGCCTGCCTGCAGGTCGTCGCCGCGAACACGCCGGCACGGGCGCTCTACCGCACCCTCGGCTTCGAGCACGAGTTGTACCGCTATCACTATCGGGTCGGCCCGGAGCCTAGCTGAGACGCGGTGGGGGGCTCGGCCCAGTTCCTTCATCCGGCCCCGGCCGTCGTCTCAGGCGTCGAACAGCGATCCCTGCCGCGTCGCGGCAGGGCGCGTGCCGGTCCGCTTGCCCGGCGCCGCCGGTGCGGCCGCGCCGCCGCGACGTCCGGGCTTCGCCGGCCGGGACGGATCGACCGGCAAGGACGGATCGTCCGTCCCGTCGGGCACGGCCGTCACGGTCCCGTCGGCGAATTGCAGGCTGAGACGCTGCGCCGCCGCCGCCGCCGCCGCGCGGCGGACGGGGAGCCCCGCGGCGTCGCGCACCAGCACGTAGCCCCGGTCGAGCACCGCGCGGTAGCTCAGGGAGCCGAGCAGGCCCGCGAGACCGTCGAGCCGGTCGCGGCGCCGCTCGATGCCGCGCGCACCCGCCTGGGCGAGGCGCTCCGACAGGGCGAGCAGCCGGTCGGTTCGGCGCGCCTGCAGCGCCCGGGCCCGTTCCAGGCTGGCCTCGCGCGCGACGACGAGGCGTCGCCCGAGCTGGATCAGGGCCTCGCCCTTGCGCTGGACATCGTTGCGCAGGGCGTGGAGCGGCCGGTGGTCGATCCGCGCCAGCCGCGCGCGTGCGTTGGCGAGGGCCACGTCGGGCGAGCGCCGGGCCATCCGGTCGAGCAGGAGCTGGAGCCGCGCGCGGTGGCGGCTCGCGCCCGCCGCCAGCGCCGGGGCGAGGCGCGCCTCGGCGAGGTCGAGCCGCTGGCGCTTGGCCGCCAGCAGGGCGTCGGCGCTCGGCAAGGCGCGCCCGAGAGCGCGCAGGTCGGAGCGGTCGCGGTCGATCCGGCGCCCGACCGCTCCCCTGCCGCGGGCCGCCAGGTCCGCCACCGTGGCGATCAGGTCGGCGCGGACCGGCACCGCCATCTCGGCGGCGCCCGTCGGGGTCGGCGCGCGGCGATCCGAGACGTAGTCGATCAGCGTGGTGTCGGTCTCGTGCCCCACCGCCGAGATCAGCG from Methylobacterium radiotolerans JCM 2831 includes the following:
- a CDS encoding PLP-dependent aminotransferase family protein; the encoded protein is MARAPLPLTLTLNAAAAAPLHAQLREALRAAILERRLPRGARLPASRVLAADLGCARGTVVLALEQLTAEGYLTARPGSATRVAATLPDDALPAPGPLRRPGTEPAPNLSRRGTRLVAAPPRRYMAGPAVPDAFALGRPAQDAFPFEVWGRLLQAEWRHGPTERPDPRGSPALRGAIAAYLGQARGVACEADDVIVTAGIRQSLRLLAELLLDPGEAALVEEPGFPGIAQALASAGLNPIPVPVGPGGLSVTPAAARTPGARLAVVTPAHHYPLGHAMSLENRLDLLAWAEAVSGWVVEDDYDGAYRYAGRPLAPLRTLDRGGRVIYVGSFSKLLLPALGLSYLVLPRGLVAPVNQALAETGPAPPGIGQWALARFIEDGHLAGHLRRTRRLYALRQEALIEAACRHAGDVAAVAAMEGGMHVIARPGPAWGPALSDVAAAAALGRAGISAVALSAYHAGPAEPGLLLGYAAVPERAIEPAVRRLAETLRGAPDPRPNGHPRDALSARSRPSP
- a CDS encoding FMN-binding negative transcriptional regulator, whose amino-acid sequence is MYQPPHFRDDSRAAQHALIRANPLGLLVTAGAGGLTANPIPFLLDDAGPHGVLRAHLARANPQGQDLAAAEECLVVFQGPQGYVTPSWYASKSEHGRVVPTWNYATVHAWGRPRVIEDADWLGRQIADLTALREAPRAEPWAVADAPAPFVAAQVRGILGIEIPITRIEGKWKMSQNRPEADRHGVIAGLRAEGEAGLAGLVAERSGL
- a CDS encoding GNAT family N-acetyltransferase, which translates into the protein MSARLNGFGQPIGPALPDWSPRPRPPRAPMEGRFCRLVPLDAAAHADALYATYSAAPDTRGWTYLGDEMPESAEAYRARLATQQASEDPLFHAILDPASGDALGIASYLRIDPGNGVIEVGHLHFGPRLQRAPAATEAMALMMARAFDELGYRRYEWKCDSLNAPSRAAALRLGFTFEGIFRNAVVVKGRSRDTAWFSITDAEWPRVRAGFAAWLDPSNFDGAGRQRRGLADLRVAAG
- a CDS encoding GMC family oxidoreductase translates to MNLAGMRTYRADEVVDAVVVGTGAGGAPLLARLAASGLKVVALEAGPNFTPERFAFDETLADEIYWTEERLSGGSTPEAFGANNSGTGVGGSTLHWGAFVPRADARDLRLHTESGEGVDWPLTYEDLLPFYERVERFLGVSGAQSYPWDADRRYPLPPVPRNGPAQIMARACEARGIRWADAPAAVVSRDFQSEDGPRRNACINCGFCHQGCRTGAKASMDVTYLPYAVARGAEIRAEAFVHGLERGADGRITGVVYRQDGAERRQRCGAVFLCAGAVETPRLLLHLGLANSSGQIGRNYMGHVATQVWGTFDHEVRMNRGYPSSLITEDFVRAGADFAGGYLIQSLGVVPVTFGNSAARGRGLWGQPLLDYLDRYNHLAGIGINGETLPCDANVLTLADETDAHGMRKAQISFGYSTNENRLNAHATKVMRGLWEEAGADDIWVLERVAHTLGTCRMGRDGSSAVVDPHGRSFDIDNLWICDGSTFPSSLAANPALTIMALSLRSAEAFLAGGP
- a CDS encoding alpha/beta hydrolase; its protein translation is MSEPEVLFCLHFLGGSARSWERLARALDGMPLTCVPVDLPGFGDAADTPGYSVAAMADHVAEAIRARAPARFGIAGHSMGAKVALALARRAEDGEAGLTGLTDLILVSGSPPSPEPIPEDRRAEMLAWIDADPETRRREAEAFVRANVGDGLDPETEARAVADVLRAEPAAWKAWLEEGANEDWCRRIGILRTPALILAGSEDADLGPDAQRALTVPHLAHHHLVTVDGVGHLLPLERPAALADHLRAHLGDRPRRSVEAGPAVPPDYAALIASERVNSRLRGTLAARVAPDDPAYQPAALDAVELAILRAALARAMPVPHLDLAARLDRRLASGDGDGWRFAALPPDAEAYRAALRTLDAAARVARDRPFVALDAAEQDGLLTLCERAGLKVPESLGGRLDADRMRLWFEDLRADAVRLWLGHPAALARIGFSGIGAGGDRPGEIADDLPGFRAVGLDAPEPWEPRALRTEAGR
- a CDS encoding GNAT family N-acetyltransferase — encoded protein: MADLEQAWRVEEACLNAWPSPRELLVHGYLLRAAGGRSKRQNSVNPMRGSGAPGPAVEAARAIYGRLGQRPIFRVPAIAPQMEPLLAGGDYTVVDETCTLIRALDDVPTAPDPTVAVAAAPGPDWLALRDAVNRADAAAAQVFRDTVNALALPRAFAAAAAEGGIGAIAFGVLDRELMVIEAVATPEPLRGRGHARRAVGALLRWGRAEGARAACLQVVAANTPARALYRTLGFEHELYRYHYRVGPEPS
- the xseA gene encoding exodeoxyribonuclease VII large subunit; amino-acid sequence: MPLVPPPRPAAQPAADIPPTSVLNANQPEWSVGELAGALKRTLEDAFGHVRLRGEISGYRGQHGSGHAYFSLKDGQARIDAVVWKGVFGRLRQRPQEGLEVVATGRITTFAGKSSYQIVIESLEPAGLGAWMALLEERKKQLAAEGLFAPDHKRPIPYLPRVVGVVTSPTGAVIRDILHRLEDRFPRPVLVWPVRVQGDGAAEEVAAAIRGFNALPAGGPIPRPDVLIVARGGGSIEDLWAFNEECVVRAAFASAIPLISAVGHETDTTLIDYVSDRRAPTPTGAAEMAVPVRADLIATVADLAARGRGAVGRRIDRDRSDLRALGRALPSADALLAAKRQRLDLAEARLAPALAAGASRHRARLQLLLDRMARRSPDVALANARARLARIDHRPLHALRNDVQRKGEALIQLGRRLVVAREASLERARALQARRTDRLLALSERLAQAGARGIERRRDRLDGLAGLLGSLSYRAVLDRGYVLVRDAAGLPVRRAAAAAAAQRLSLQFADGTVTAVPDGTDDPSLPVDPSRPAKPGRRGGAAAPAAPGKRTGTRPAATRQGSLFDA